The Desulfomicrobium orale DSM 12838 genome includes a window with the following:
- a CDS encoding pyridoxal phosphate-dependent aminotransferase, which yields MKLAARITRIKPSATLAVNTKAQELRAAGRKVVSLAVGEPDFPTPAHIREAARAAMEQGQTRYTAVPGIPELRTAVAGYFRSFYGVTAAMENVIVTNGGKQSLYNLFQVLLDPGDEVIIPAPYWVSYPAMVQLADGVSVFVPTEPEANFLTTVEQLEAARTPRTRCLILNTPANPTGCHYTQTQLDAIATWAVEKDVFVIADEIYDRLVYAPAEPASLSSWWERHPEHFAVVNGLAKTFAMTGWRVGYTLAHEALVKAMTKIQGQSTSNICSIAQYAGLAALTGSWDILDSMREAFARRRDLGLAMIRGWDGVICPEPAGAFYLFPKMDAWYSAAVPDSTALCEYLLEEAGVALVPGQAFGDDRCIRISCALDDATLSQALERVGDALHKLRK from the coding sequence ATGAAACTGGCTGCGCGCATCACACGGATCAAACCGTCTGCGACGCTGGCGGTCAACACCAAGGCTCAGGAACTGCGCGCCGCGGGACGCAAAGTGGTCAGTCTGGCCGTGGGCGAACCCGATTTCCCCACTCCCGCGCACATTCGTGAAGCGGCCCGGGCGGCCATGGAGCAGGGTCAGACCAGATACACCGCCGTGCCGGGCATTCCGGAACTGCGCACAGCGGTGGCCGGCTATTTCCGCTCATTCTACGGTGTCACGGCGGCCATGGAGAACGTGATCGTCACCAACGGCGGCAAGCAGAGCCTGTACAATCTGTTCCAGGTGCTGCTCGATCCCGGCGACGAGGTGATCATCCCCGCTCCATACTGGGTCAGCTACCCGGCCATGGTGCAGCTGGCCGACGGCGTCAGCGTCTTCGTGCCCACGGAACCCGAGGCAAACTTTCTGACCACTGTGGAACAGCTGGAAGCGGCCCGCACACCCCGCACCCGCTGCCTGATTCTGAACACCCCGGCCAATCCCACGGGCTGCCACTACACCCAGACCCAGCTTGACGCCATTGCGACGTGGGCCGTGGAAAAAGACGTCTTCGTCATCGCCGACGAAATATATGACCGTCTGGTTTACGCCCCGGCCGAGCCCGCATCCCTTTCCTCGTGGTGGGAGCGCCATCCGGAGCATTTTGCCGTGGTCAACGGGCTGGCCAAAACCTTTGCCATGACCGGATGGCGGGTCGGCTACACCCTGGCCCACGAAGCCCTGGTCAAAGCCATGACCAAAATCCAAGGACAATCCACGTCCAATATCTGCTCCATTGCCCAGTACGCCGGGCTGGCGGCCCTGACCGGCAGCTGGGACATTCTGGATTCCATGCGCGAAGCCTTTGCCCGCCGCCGCGATCTGGGATTGGCCATGATCCGCGGCTGGGATGGCGTGATCTGTCCCGAACCAGCGGGCGCGTTCTACCTGTTCCCCAAGATGGACGCTTGGTATTCCGCCGCCGTTCCGGACTCCACGGCCCTGTGCGAATATCTGCTGGAGGAAGCAGGCGTGGCGCTGGTGCCAGGACAGGCTTTCGGCGACGACCGCTGCATCCGTATCTCCTGTGCTCTGGACGACGCCACTCTGAGCCAAGCTCTGGAACGGGTTGGAGACGCCCTGCACAAGCTTAGAAAATAG
- the pheS gene encoding phenylalanine--tRNA ligase subunit alpha: MARDIIQKLESLVPELTEALGQASSLEALEAVRIRFLGRKGALAELMSGLTALAPKDRPAAGKAANQVKAKLTGLWEERANALKAAGQRRSLDQFDPSTPSWQPELGSLHPISRVTREICAVFSGLGFEVVSGPEVENDFNNFEALNLPPEHPARDMQDSLYISDSILLRTHTSPLQVRTMLARKPPLGIIAPGKVYRRDSDLTHTPMFHQIEGLLVDTQVTLADLRGTLTAFVRSIFGSGTRVRFRPSFFPFTEPSAEVDMSCVICGGRGRTDSQPCRVCKETGWVEILGCGMVDPAVFLKVGYDPDACAGFAFGMGVERIAMLKYGIGDLRMFFENDLRFLGQFA, from the coding sequence GTGGCGCGCGATATCATTCAAAAGCTGGAAAGCCTGGTCCCGGAGCTGACGGAAGCCCTGGGCCAGGCTTCTTCATTGGAAGCCCTGGAAGCCGTGCGGATACGTTTTCTGGGCCGCAAGGGCGCACTGGCGGAACTTATGTCCGGCCTGACCGCCTTGGCGCCGAAGGACCGCCCGGCGGCGGGCAAGGCCGCCAACCAGGTCAAAGCCAAGCTGACCGGACTCTGGGAAGAACGGGCTAACGCCCTCAAGGCAGCCGGACAGCGGCGTTCTCTGGACCAGTTCGACCCGTCCACACCGTCCTGGCAGCCGGAACTCGGCTCTCTGCACCCCATCAGCCGGGTGACCAGGGAAATCTGCGCGGTCTTTTCCGGCCTTGGTTTCGAGGTTGTCAGCGGGCCGGAAGTGGAGAACGACTTCAACAACTTCGAAGCCCTGAACCTCCCTCCCGAGCATCCGGCCAGGGACATGCAGGATTCCCTCTATATTTCCGACTCCATTCTGCTGCGCACCCATACATCGCCTCTCCAGGTCCGGACCATGCTCGCCCGCAAGCCGCCTCTTGGGATCATTGCTCCGGGAAAGGTTTACCGCCGGGACTCGGACCTCACCCACACACCCATGTTCCACCAGATCGAAGGCCTTCTGGTGGATACGCAGGTCACCCTGGCCGACCTGCGCGGCACCCTGACGGCCTTCGTGCGAAGCATTTTCGGAAGCGGCACCAGAGTTCGTTTCCGGCCCAGCTTTTTTCCGTTCACCGAACCCAGCGCGGAGGTGGACATGAGCTGCGTCATCTGCGGCGGCCGGGGGCGGACGGACAGCCAGCCATGCCGGGTCTGCAAGGAGACGGGCTGGGTTGAAATCCTGGGATGCGGCATGGTCGACCCGGCCGTGTTTCTCAAGGTCGGCTACGATCCGGACGCCTGTGCCGGCTTTGCCTTCGGCATGGGCGTGGAGCGCATTGCCATGCTGAAATACGGCATCGGCGACCTGCGCATGTTTTTCGAGAACGATTTGCGCTTCCTCGGGCAATTCGCCTGA
- a CDS encoding HDOD domain-containing protein, with the protein MFEISSIDERIQEYLEEPAWNLPVFDRGARLVQQEASKPNPNAEKLTQCILQDQVLTAEVLSLANAPFFHGIKKVEHIQEVVARVGLRGVLDCVMAAIHRKASNTKSSFVQQYMTNLWKHSAACAYGAQWLVRRCGWEELIVEAYIAGLLHDVGKLLVLKAIISVMEKDKDTIRLTKIVADEFLDALHTEYGARLLRKWNLPEIYCEICQEHHQARYDTSNILLVAVRLANSACSKLGFGVREDREIQLETSLEASVLGLSDITLAELEIALEDYIARNT; encoded by the coding sequence ATGTTCGAAATCTCTTCCATCGATGAACGGATACAGGAATATCTGGAAGAACCGGCTTGGAACCTGCCCGTGTTCGACCGGGGGGCCCGCCTCGTGCAGCAGGAAGCGTCCAAGCCCAATCCCAATGCGGAAAAGCTCACCCAGTGCATCCTTCAGGATCAGGTTCTTACCGCCGAGGTATTGAGCCTTGCCAACGCCCCGTTCTTTCACGGGATAAAAAAGGTCGAACACATTCAGGAAGTGGTGGCCCGCGTGGGGCTGCGCGGAGTGCTCGACTGCGTGATGGCAGCCATCCACCGCAAGGCCAGCAATACCAAGAGCTCCTTCGTACAGCAGTACATGACCAATCTGTGGAAGCACTCCGCGGCCTGCGCTTACGGCGCCCAATGGCTGGTCAGACGCTGCGGGTGGGAAGAACTGATCGTGGAAGCCTACATTGCCGGTCTGCTGCACGACGTGGGCAAGCTGCTGGTTCTGAAGGCCATCATCTCCGTCATGGAAAAGGACAAAGATACCATCCGGCTGACCAAAATCGTGGCCGACGAATTTCTGGACGCTTTGCACACGGAATACGGAGCCAGACTGCTCAGAAAATGGAATCTGCCCGAAATCTATTGCGAGATCTGCCAGGAACATCACCAGGCGCGTTACGACACGTCCAACATACTGCTCGTGGCCGTGCGTCTGGCCAATAGCGCCTGCAGCAAACTCGGTTTCGGCGTGCGGGAAGACCGGGAGATACAACTCGAAACATCCCTCGAAGCGAGCGTGCTGGGCCTTTCCGATATCACCCTGGCGGAGCTGGAAATTGCGCTGGAAGATTATATCGCCCGAAATACCTGA
- the infC gene encoding translation initiation factor IF-3 — protein sequence MLSATKARRNRQIRAKEIRVVGEDGNQLGIMSVPEALEHAEASGLDLVEVAPNAKPPVCKIMDYGKFLYEEKKKSQEAKKRQTQIQVKEIKFRPHTDDHDLQTKIKHIRRFIEDGDRCKVTVFFRGREMAHKDRGQLVLDRVVEMLSDVAKVEQASKVEGRTMFLLLSGLPKK from the coding sequence ATTCTTTCAGCAACTAAGGCCCGCCGGAACAGGCAGATCAGGGCCAAGGAAATCCGGGTTGTCGGAGAGGATGGGAATCAGCTGGGCATCATGAGCGTGCCCGAGGCGCTGGAACACGCCGAGGCGAGCGGGCTGGATCTGGTGGAGGTCGCCCCCAACGCCAAGCCCCCTGTCTGTAAGATCATGGACTACGGCAAGTTCCTGTACGAAGAAAAGAAGAAGTCGCAGGAAGCCAAGAAGCGCCAGACCCAGATCCAGGTCAAGGAAATCAAGTTCCGCCCGCACACCGACGATCACGATCTGCAGACCAAGATCAAGCATATCCGGCGTTTCATCGAGGATGGAGATCGTTGCAAGGTCACTGTATTTTTCCGTGGCCGCGAAATGGCGCACAAGGATCGTGGCCAGTTGGTGCTGGACCGCGTGGTGGAAATGCTCTCGGATGTGGCCAAGGTGGAACAGGCCTCCAAGGTGGAAGGCCGTACCATGTTTTTGCTGCTTTCGGGACTGCCCAAAAAATAA
- a CDS encoding MerR family transcriptional regulator, protein MSPAAEKRFRIGHVAKHLGVEPYVLRFWEEEFPQAAAARTAKGQRYYTEQHVHMLERIRHLLYEEKLTIKGARQKLENLEALRGPLEIIRSELEEIRRLLAEKP, encoded by the coding sequence GTGAGCCCTGCCGCAGAGAAAAGATTCCGCATCGGCCATGTGGCCAAACACCTTGGCGTAGAGCCCTATGTGCTGCGCTTCTGGGAGGAAGAATTTCCCCAGGCCGCGGCGGCGAGGACGGCCAAGGGGCAGAGATACTATACCGAGCAGCATGTGCACATGCTGGAACGCATCCGCCACCTGCTTTACGAGGAAAAGCTGACCATCAAGGGCGCTCGTCAGAAACTCGAAAACCTGGAAGCTCTGCGAGGGCCGCTGGAGATCATCAGGTCCGAACTGGAAGAGATACGCAGATTGTTGGCGGAAAAACCCTGA
- the rpmI gene encoding 50S ribosomal protein L35, which yields MPKVKSNRSAAKRFTVTGSGKVKRSHCNMRHILTKKSPKRKRQLRQSALAAPSCVAAIRRMVPYIF from the coding sequence ATGCCGAAAGTAAAGAGCAACAGGAGCGCAGCCAAGCGCTTCACCGTCACGGGCAGCGGCAAGGTCAAGAGAAGCCATTGCAACATGCGCCACATCCTGACCAAGAAATCGCCCAAACGGAAACGGCAGCTGCGTCAGTCCGCTCTTGCCGCACCGTCCTGTGTGGCCGCCATCCGCCGCATGGTGCCGTACATCTTCTAG
- a CDS encoding IS5 family transposase (programmed frameshift), translated as MSQLFYLSAEQLEHIKPFFPRSHGIPRVDDRKVISGIIYVIKHGLQWKDAPREYGPYKTLYNRFLRWSRMGVFNNIFTELAKTAGQDGQVMIDATHLKAHRTAASLLKKGLFSRCIGRTKGGLNSKLHALCDGHGRPLVMKLTEGQVSDYKGAALLMDAIDALPEARELLADRGYDADWFRDALCARGITPCIPPRRSRKRPCPYDKDLYKQRHKIEIMFGRIKDWRRIAMRYDRCAHTFFSALCLAASVIFYLN; from the exons ATGAGCCAACTTTTCTACCTTTCTGCCGAACAACTGGAGCATATCAAGCCCTTCTTTCCACGTTCACATGGTATTCCGCGGGTCGATGACCGGAAAGTCATCAGCGGCATCATTTATGTCATCAAACATGGCCTGCAGTGGAAAGATGCGCCGCGCGAGTATGGCCCGTACAAGACACTGTACAATCGTTTTTTGCGCTGGAGCCGGATGGGCGTCTTCAACAATATTTTTACCGAATTGGCAAAAACAGCGGGACAGGATGGCCAGGTGATGATCGATGCAACCCACCTCAAGGCGCATCGAACCGCCGCCAGTTTGCTCAAAAAAGGGCTCT TTTCCCGCTGCATCGGACGCACAAAGGGCGGTCTGAACTCCAAACTCCATGCCCTTTGCGACGGCCACGGCAGGCCCCTGGTCATGAAGCTCACAGAAGGCCAGGTGAGCGACTACAAAGGAGCCGCCCTGCTTATGGACGCCATAGATGCTTTGCCTGAGGCCAGGGAGCTTCTGGCGGACCGTGGTTACGACGCCGACTGGTTCCGTGACGCCCTGTGCGCCAGAGGCATTACGCCCTGCATCCCGCCCAGAAGGAGCCGGAAGAGACCCTGCCCGTACGATAAAGATCTGTATAAACAGCGGCACAAGATCGAGATCATGTTTGGCAGGATCAAGGACTGGCGCAGAATAGCCATGCGTTATGACCGCTGCGCGCATACCTTCTTTTCAGCTCTGTGCCTCGCCGCTTCCGTCATTTTCTATCTCAATTAA
- a CDS encoding GspE/PulE family protein, whose protein sequence is MPPEPRQNKPAPNPIILLLLREGVLTKQQVEYTQRVASKLHDVRSLCEIAEELGYVTEEQLQSIVRKYQGELRIGDLLNGLGYLSDENLRQALELQKKSAPKQKLGDILIQHRFLSDEKLTEILALQLGLPIIDLVSAEPEPALLAKAPTEYYEQYRFIPYDYRPDGTPRLAFADPLDQRNISAAKDYFGQDIEICITRLSQLNEILAQRKEAAAMSTETDPNKVNVVEIANAIILSAIRREASDIHVEPMADKIRVRFRADGVMIHFRDYPISAISPLVSRFKIMCGADIAEKRRHQDGRLIFNHMGVQMDLRMSFYVTVYGEQVVMRLLKNQEELLPIDKLGMLPRMLERFMEDVLDAPSGVMMVTGPTGSGKSTNVYSCINYLNRPDVSIITAEDPVEYKIRGVAQCSIMPSIGLTFEETLKHIVRQDPDIVVIGEIRDNFSAGMCIQTALTGHKVLTTFHTEDSIGALVRLLDMDIEPFLVSSTVGCIVAQRLVRRLCPHCSVPCPPEVSQLRRLGCTHADLAGGDFRKGRGCNECRHTGYRGRVAVFEMLIPDVHIRDAVLKRKTTHELRQLSLEKAGMVTLMEDGITKAGIGWTTLDEVLRTLPRVHKPRPLAELRRILGA, encoded by the coding sequence ATGCCGCCAGAACCAAGGCAAAACAAACCCGCCCCCAACCCCATCATCCTTTTGCTGCTTCGGGAGGGAGTGCTCACCAAGCAGCAGGTTGAATATACGCAACGTGTCGCCTCCAAGCTGCACGATGTGCGATCTCTGTGTGAAATTGCGGAAGAACTCGGCTATGTGACGGAGGAGCAGCTCCAGAGCATCGTCAGGAAATACCAGGGAGAACTGCGCATCGGCGACCTGCTGAACGGGCTGGGGTACCTGTCCGACGAAAATCTGCGCCAGGCTCTGGAACTGCAGAAGAAAAGTGCCCCCAAGCAGAAGCTCGGGGACATACTGATCCAGCACAGGTTTCTCTCCGACGAAAAGCTGACGGAAATTCTGGCCCTGCAGCTCGGCCTGCCCATTATCGACCTGGTGTCCGCAGAGCCGGAACCCGCACTCCTGGCCAAAGCACCCACGGAATACTACGAGCAGTACCGCTTCATTCCCTACGACTACAGGCCGGACGGAACACCCCGGCTGGCCTTCGCCGACCCTCTGGATCAACGCAATATTTCCGCGGCCAAGGACTACTTCGGCCAGGACATAGAAATCTGCATCACACGTCTCAGCCAGCTCAACGAAATCCTGGCCCAGCGCAAAGAAGCCGCAGCCATGAGCACCGAGACGGACCCCAACAAGGTCAATGTCGTCGAAATCGCCAACGCCATCATTCTGAGCGCCATACGCAGGGAAGCCAGCGATATCCATGTGGAACCCATGGCCGACAAAATCCGGGTCCGGTTCCGGGCGGACGGCGTCATGATCCACTTCCGCGACTACCCCATCAGCGCCATCTCGCCTCTGGTCAGCCGGTTCAAGATCATGTGCGGGGCCGACATCGCGGAAAAACGCAGGCACCAGGACGGCCGCCTCATTTTCAATCACATGGGCGTGCAGATGGACCTGCGCATGTCCTTTTATGTGACGGTGTACGGCGAACAGGTGGTCATGCGGCTTCTGAAGAACCAGGAGGAGCTGCTGCCCATCGACAAGCTGGGCATGCTCCCGCGCATGCTGGAGCGTTTCATGGAGGACGTGCTGGATGCGCCTTCCGGGGTCATGATGGTCACCGGCCCCACAGGATCGGGAAAGTCCACCAACGTTTACAGCTGCATCAATTATCTGAACCGTCCCGACGTCAGCATCATCACGGCCGAAGATCCCGTGGAGTACAAGATACGGGGCGTGGCACAGTGCTCCATCATGCCCAGCATCGGCCTGACCTTCGAGGAAACGCTGAAGCATATCGTGCGTCAGGACCCGGACATCGTGGTCATCGGCGAGATCCGCGACAACTTCTCGGCGGGCATGTGTATCCAGACAGCTCTGACCGGCCACAAGGTTCTGACCACCTTCCACACCGAGGACAGCATCGGCGCCCTGGTCCGCCTGCTGGACATGGACATCGAGCCCTTCCTGGTCTCTTCCACTGTGGGCTGCATCGTGGCCCAGCGTCTGGTTCGCCGTCTCTGCCCGCACTGCTCCGTGCCCTGCCCGCCGGAGGTGAGCCAGCTCCGCAGGCTGGGCTGCACCCACGCCGATCTGGCCGGAGGAGACTTCCGCAAGGGGAGAGGGTGCAACGAGTGCCGGCACACCGGATACCGGGGACGTGTGGCTGTTTTTGAGATGCTCATTCCCGACGTGCATATCCGGGACGCGGTGCTGAAACGCAAGACAACGCACGAGCTGCGCCAGCTCAGTCTGGAAAAGGCGGGAATGGTCACGCTGATGGAAGACGGCATCACCAAGGCCGGCATCGGATGGACCACGCTGGATGAAGTCCTGCGTACATTGCCCAGAGTCCACAAGCCCCGCCCGCTGGCCGAACTGCGGCGCATACTGGGAGCCTAG
- the pheT gene encoding phenylalanine--tRNA ligase subunit beta, giving the protein MLLSLNWLREFVPYTGEVQVLADKLTMLGLEVEEIRDPFAGIAGIVVGHVVECGPHPSSDHLSVCRVDIGAAEYLDIVCGAPNVARGQSVAVAPVGTVMPGGLEIKKAKLRGQPSHGMICSERELGLGEGHDGIMVLDSSLAPGTPLTRALDLERVVLDVSVTPNRADCLSVLGLAREVAAAFGLPLNPPAAELTEDGEPFAAFTIETRADLCPLYQARLIRGVRVAPSPAWLRYRLLAVGMRPINNIVDVTNHVLMECGQPLHAFDRDRLRGNCIRVATARPDMQFTTLDGQDRSLTENDLLIWDQERPVALAGVMGGGNSEITADSSTVLLESAVFNPVSVRKTARRLGLSSEASYRFERGVDQMGNTYAMNRAAALMAELSGGRVAPGVVRSEPRPFAPKIISFTPAKAARLLGQDMEPQFCRNTLTSLGCTVEGQNETWTVTAPSFRLDLEREVDLIEEVARMYGMDRIEPTLPVVRKRLEDLDKADPAFAFLQRVRDWGRGAGLTEVINYSFVGGADLDRCALPAENRVHIRNPLSEEMNVLRTDLAPGLLNALRHNISQDNVRVRIFEIAHTFVPDAASDTGVRENNRLALLLHGGRFPGRYPYPEGHSGFADMKGLVEHLLLSLGIVRPQFQRTGEHPYLSPAVSISVHDSIAGRLGRIRDDLANTCLARNEIWYADLDLDLLMGMCGQPAFRPIPRFPVIRRDMTLAVPSHLAIGAIMDSVREFSEPLLEDVFLVDVYAPDGQDERNLSFRFVYRHPERTLKDKEVDKANSRLGQYLTERLPVRFP; this is encoded by the coding sequence ATGCTTCTCAGTCTGAACTGGCTGCGGGAATTCGTACCTTACACGGGCGAAGTCCAGGTCCTGGCCGACAAATTGACCATGCTGGGCCTCGAAGTGGAGGAAATCCGCGATCCCTTTGCCGGTATCGCGGGGATCGTGGTGGGACACGTGGTGGAATGCGGGCCCCATCCGTCCTCGGATCATCTTTCGGTATGCAGGGTGGATATCGGCGCTGCGGAATACCTCGATATCGTCTGCGGCGCCCCCAACGTGGCCAGAGGGCAGAGTGTGGCGGTGGCTCCTGTGGGCACGGTCATGCCCGGCGGGCTGGAGATTAAAAAAGCCAAGCTGCGCGGCCAGCCGTCCCACGGCATGATCTGCTCCGAGCGCGAACTGGGACTGGGCGAGGGGCACGACGGCATCATGGTGCTGGATTCTTCCCTGGCTCCGGGTACTCCGCTGACCCGGGCGCTCGATCTGGAACGCGTCGTACTCGATGTCAGCGTCACGCCCAACCGGGCGGACTGCCTGTCCGTACTGGGACTGGCCAGGGAAGTGGCCGCCGCCTTCGGACTGCCCCTGAACCCGCCCGCAGCCGAACTGACGGAAGACGGTGAGCCCTTCGCAGCTTTCACCATCGAAACACGCGCCGATCTGTGCCCCTTGTACCAGGCCCGGCTGATCCGCGGTGTCAGGGTCGCCCCCAGCCCGGCCTGGCTGCGCTACCGTCTGCTGGCCGTGGGAATGCGGCCTATCAACAATATCGTGGATGTGACCAACCACGTGCTCATGGAGTGCGGGCAACCCCTGCACGCCTTTGACCGCGACCGCCTGCGCGGCAACTGTATTCGGGTGGCTACGGCCAGGCCGGACATGCAGTTTACCACGCTGGACGGTCAGGACCGCTCACTTACGGAAAACGATCTGCTCATCTGGGATCAGGAGCGGCCGGTGGCCCTGGCCGGAGTCATGGGCGGGGGCAATTCCGAGATCACCGCGGACAGCAGCACTGTTCTTCTGGAATCGGCGGTATTCAATCCGGTTTCGGTACGCAAAACCGCGCGGCGTCTGGGCCTCTCCAGTGAGGCGTCCTATCGGTTCGAACGGGGTGTGGACCAGATGGGCAACACCTACGCCATGAACCGGGCCGCGGCGCTCATGGCCGAACTGTCCGGCGGTCGGGTGGCTCCCGGAGTGGTCCGTTCCGAGCCCCGGCCCTTTGCCCCGAAAATCATTTCCTTTACTCCGGCCAAGGCCGCCCGCCTCCTCGGACAGGACATGGAGCCGCAATTCTGCCGAAACACCCTGACCAGTCTGGGTTGCACGGTAGAGGGGCAGAACGAAACGTGGACGGTCACGGCCCCGTCCTTCCGCCTGGACCTGGAACGGGAAGTGGACCTCATCGAGGAAGTGGCCCGCATGTACGGCATGGACCGCATTGAACCCACACTGCCCGTGGTGCGCAAACGCCTGGAGGATCTGGACAAGGCCGATCCGGCCTTCGCCTTTCTGCAGCGAGTCCGGGACTGGGGGCGCGGAGCGGGGCTGACCGAAGTGATCAACTACAGTTTCGTGGGCGGGGCCGATCTGGACCGCTGCGCCCTGCCCGCCGAAAACCGCGTGCATATCCGCAATCCTCTGAGCGAAGAGATGAACGTACTGCGTACGGACCTCGCGCCGGGCCTGCTCAACGCCCTGCGCCACAATATCAGTCAGGACAACGTGCGGGTGCGGATTTTTGAAATAGCGCACACTTTTGTGCCGGACGCGGCCAGCGATACCGGAGTGCGGGAAAACAACCGCCTGGCCTTGCTGCTCCACGGCGGACGCTTCCCGGGCCGCTACCCCTACCCCGAGGGTCACAGCGGCTTTGCCGACATGAAAGGGCTGGTGGAACACCTTTTGCTTTCCTTGGGCATTGTCCGCCCGCAGTTCCAGCGCACCGGCGAGCATCCCTATCTGAGCCCAGCCGTGTCCATATCGGTGCATGACTCCATCGCAGGCAGGCTGGGCAGGATTCGAGACGATCTGGCCAATACCTGTCTGGCCAGAAACGAAATCTGGTATGCGGATCTGGATCTCGACCTGCTGATGGGCATGTGCGGCCAGCCCGCTTTCCGCCCCATTCCCAGATTTCCCGTGATCCGGCGGGACATGACTCTGGCCGTACCGTCTCATCTCGCCATCGGTGCAATCATGGACTCCGTCAGGGAATTCAGCGAACCTCTGCTCGAAGATGTCTTTCTGGTGGACGTGTACGCGCCGGACGGGCAGGATGAACGAAATCTGTCCTTCCGTTTCGTCTACCGGCACCCGGAGCGGACCCTCAAGGACAAGGAAGTAGACAAGGCCAACAGCCGGTTGGGCCAATATCTGACGGAACGGCTGCCCGTGCGTTTTCCCTGA
- the rplT gene encoding 50S ribosomal protein L20, whose product MRVKRGKTAHRRHKKYLALAKGYRGARSKLYRTARETVERALCFAYRDRKQKKRAFRKLWIMRINAAVRQAGLSYNRFMHGLKLAEISLNRKVLADMAVHEKDAFAKLCDMVKSKA is encoded by the coding sequence ATGAGAGTCAAAAGAGGAAAAACAGCCCACCGGCGGCACAAGAAGTATCTGGCCCTGGCCAAGGGATACCGCGGAGCCCGCAGCAAGCTGTACCGCACCGCCCGCGAGACTGTGGAACGCGCCCTGTGTTTCGCCTACCGCGACAGAAAACAGAAAAAGAGAGCTTTCCGCAAGCTGTGGATCATGCGCATCAACGCCGCCGTCCGCCAGGCCGGACTCAGCTACAACCGCTTCATGCACGGATTGAAGCTGGCCGAAATCAGTCTCAACCGGAAGGTTCTGGCGGATATGGCCGTGCACGAAAAAGACGCTTTCGCCAAGCTGTGTGACATGGTCAAATCCAAGGCCTAA
- the dcd gene encoding dCTP deaminase encodes MTGALNDTTLMEYMERGKQIVRPFSKESLQPASIDLRLGCETYKYNLTGLTLGEDIEDSNIERDKFERRDMAPGETAFIGTYEEIMIPKDCLGVIFPRSSVSRLGIIITTMYMNPGYTGRPALTIINNSGITISISTGIRVAQLVLVKLISSPTSGYNNKIGAKYHNEVAASSKIHKDEDIKKILDSTLEKETPSLYKLMKK; translated from the coding sequence ATGACCGGGGCGCTAAACGACACCACATTGATGGAGTATATGGAGAGGGGAAAGCAAATCGTCCGCCCTTTTTCCAAAGAAAGCCTCCAGCCTGCGTCAATTGATCTTCGGCTTGGATGTGAAACCTACAAGTACAACCTCACTGGTTTGACCCTAGGAGAAGATATCGAGGATTCAAATATAGAGCGAGATAAGTTTGAAAGGCGGGACATGGCCCCTGGGGAGACCGCATTTATCGGAACTTATGAGGAAATTATGATTCCGAAAGATTGCCTTGGAGTAATCTTTCCACGCAGCAGTGTCTCCAGGTTAGGCATAATCATCACGACAATGTACATGAACCCAGGGTATACTGGCCGCCCTGCCCTGACTATCATAAATAATTCCGGAATAACCATATCTATCTCAACTGGGATACGAGTCGCTCAGCTTGTATTGGTTAAACTTATAAGCTCGCCAACATCTGGCTATAATAACAAGATTGGCGCAAAATACCATAATGAAGTTGCAGCCTCTTCTAAGATTCATAAAGATGAAGACATCAAGAAGATACTTGACTCTACTCTGGAAAAAGAAACCCCATCCCTGTATAAATTGATGAAAAAATGA